One Chryseobacterium sp. StRB126 genomic region harbors:
- a CDS encoding DUF4293 family protein, which yields MLQRIQTIWTLLAVIAAVFLFITGQDVVISDSIPVLNIGCIILVIIGSLSIFSFKNRKRQILLNTISIIINALLIGVLAYWLLSLSGGIQFPEKGIEPIFPLIAMICLLIANVYIRKDERLVKSVDRLR from the coding sequence ATGCTACAGAGAATACAAACTATATGGACCTTATTAGCAGTTATAGCTGCTGTTTTCCTTTTTATAACAGGACAGGATGTTGTGATTTCCGACAGTATTCCTGTACTTAATATAGGATGCATTATCCTTGTCATTATTGGATCATTAAGTATCTTCAGTTTTAAAAACAGAAAAAGACAAATTTTGCTGAATACCATCAGCATCATTATAAACGCTTTGTTGATTGGTGTATTGGCGTACTGGCTGCTAAGCTTATCCGGAGGAATTCAGTTTCCTGAGAAGGGTATTGAGCCGATTTTCCCATTAATCGCGATGATATGTCTGCTGATAGCAAATGTATACATCCGTAAAGATGAGAGGCTCGTGAAATCTGTAGACAGACTTCGATAA
- a CDS encoding superoxide dismutase, with the protein MSFELPKLGYAYDALEPTIDARTMEIHYTKHHQAYIDNLNKAIEGTDLAGKSIEEICKTGTDKPAVRNNGGGHFNHSLFWEILTPGGSKEPVGNVKAAIENYGGLEKFKTDFSEAAKTRFGSGWAWLVKNADGSVSISSTPNQDNPLMPVADVKGTPVLGLDVWEHAYYLNYQNRRPDYISAFFEVVNWDKVEELFNK; encoded by the coding sequence ATGTCATTTGAATTACCAAAATTAGGATATGCATACGATGCATTAGAGCCTACGATCGATGCAAGAACTATGGAAATCCACTATACGAAGCACCACCAAGCGTATATTGACAATTTAAATAAAGCAATCGAAGGAACTGATCTAGCAGGAAAATCTATTGAAGAAATCTGCAAGACAGGAACTGATAAACCAGCTGTAAGAAACAATGGAGGTGGACACTTTAACCACTCTTTGTTCTGGGAAATTTTAACTCCTGGTGGAAGCAAAGAACCGGTAGGAAACGTGAAAGCTGCTATCGAAAACTATGGCGGTCTTGAAAAATTCAAAACTGATTTCTCTGAGGCTGCTAAAACAAGATTTGGTTCAGGATGGGCTTGGTTGGTAAAAAATGCTGACGGGTCTGTTTCTATTTCTTCAACTCCCAATCAGGATAACCCATTAATGCCTGTAGCAGACGTTAAAGGAACTCCTGTTTTAGGGCTTGACGTTTGGGAGCACGCTTACTACCTAAACTATCAAAACAGAAGACCTGATTATATTTCTGCATTCTTTGAGGTAGTAAACTGGGATAAAGTAGAAGAATTATTCAATAAATAA
- a CDS encoding DUF6146 family protein, translating into MRNFILLLFIALIPFSCLSQQNNSKKDKEQHEMKPSKNDDGEWDLTVMDTQFDYFLNAIAKPISQYSESFLKTKNTFLVNEWNSYYNTGKYRNIIESGIDYNPRENYGIKFEYKLYQVFSYVSWKYGLKMNGLSGSEVR; encoded by the coding sequence ATGAGAAATTTTATTCTACTACTGTTTATTGCTCTTATTCCTTTCAGTTGCCTTTCACAGCAAAACAATTCTAAAAAGGATAAAGAACAGCATGAGATGAAACCGTCTAAAAATGACGACGGAGAATGGGATCTTACCGTTATGGATACCCAATTTGATTATTTTCTCAATGCCATAGCTAAACCTATCAGCCAATATTCAGAATCTTTTCTGAAAACAAAAAACACCTTCCTGGTGAATGAATGGAACAGCTATTATAACACCGGAAAATATAGAAATATCATAGAATCCGGAATAGATTATAATCCCAGAGAAAATTATGGGATAAAATTTGAGTACAAGCTTTACCAAGTATTTTCTTACGTAAGCTGGAAATATGGATTAAAAATGAATGGATTGTCTGGAAGTGAGGTAAGATGA
- a CDS encoding DUF5689 domain-containing protein, giving the protein MKKYNSILKYIFITAASLWITVGCVHDDKYDEPNLDGYACVADFKANVTLSELKKKFTENNPSGAAYVFPADKPNDPSDDLFIEGYVSSTDETGNIYKTIYIQDALKNPTHGFTISVDMVSSYTRFPQGSKIYVKLNGLAVGTYGGVVQLGVKTGAESAANGVSRIPEKLAPSVISRSCTTRGEITPRVISIADLKANEDLIGCLVQLDKVEFDARALCSNYAPNGQTVDKVIGQEWDKDKKAYKNTAVVRNSGYSSFANQYIPAGQGTFKGIFSKFQSGSNTTYQFYINKVTDLDMEGGPLNAEGKDPHFPRQDEIKENPCKFTNANLTAKTVADIKQLAAGLAPNGLVQITGDFYLKAQVTANDEAGNLFKYFYVEDATGGIKVNINKTDLFQDARFKVGKDLNIKLNGLYIRNVAGELQLGSNDAASAIAYRIKEEDVYKYLYDSNEPARAVVASERAISQLTTADVGRWIKIKDIEFINGDLGKTYADGTAVSNRTLEDCSGKTIILRTSGRAVFAGKAASTIEVAGGKGDVYAILSVFNGTYQLWFTKLPDLQLTNPRCDGSIYTPLPVLYKDDFASGGFNNTEWTAVNKIGPNQFWNTSNQGNGTNYYAMMNGNAGGAGNNFANEDWLISKAVSLAGKSKAIVTFTTDVRYAGNPLEVYATDNYTGDVATTNWTKLPAVLDTNSNAFGDWISSGNVDLSAFLGKNVRIAFKYTSTTAAAATWEVDDFKIKGQ; this is encoded by the coding sequence ATGAAAAAATATAATTCAATTTTAAAATATATTTTTATCACGGCAGCTTCTCTATGGATCACCGTAGGATGTGTACATGATGATAAATATGATGAACCCAATCTTGACGGGTATGCGTGTGTTGCCGATTTTAAGGCTAATGTAACCCTAAGTGAGTTAAAAAAGAAGTTTACTGAAAATAATCCTTCAGGAGCTGCGTATGTGTTCCCGGCAGATAAACCTAATGACCCAAGTGATGATTTGTTTATCGAAGGATATGTTTCTTCCACAGACGAAACTGGGAACATCTATAAAACAATCTATATTCAGGATGCATTGAAAAATCCTACTCATGGTTTTACCATTAGTGTAGATATGGTAAGTTCTTATACAAGATTTCCTCAGGGATCTAAAATATATGTAAAGCTTAACGGGCTTGCAGTAGGTACTTATGGAGGTGTAGTTCAGCTTGGTGTAAAGACAGGTGCTGAATCTGCTGCAAATGGAGTATCCAGAATTCCTGAGAAATTAGCTCCAAGTGTAATTTCAAGATCTTGTACTACAAGAGGGGAAATCACCCCAAGAGTAATCTCTATAGCAGATCTTAAAGCTAATGAAGATCTAATCGGTTGTTTAGTTCAATTGGATAAGGTAGAATTTGATGCAAGAGCATTATGCTCAAACTATGCACCTAATGGTCAGACCGTAGATAAAGTAATCGGTCAGGAATGGGATAAGGATAAAAAAGCTTATAAAAATACTGCGGTAGTAAGAAACAGTGGATATTCTTCTTTTGCGAATCAATATATTCCAGCTGGACAAGGAACTTTTAAAGGAATATTCAGTAAGTTCCAGTCAGGATCCAATACAACGTATCAATTCTATATCAATAAAGTAACTGATCTTGATATGGAAGGTGGCCCACTGAATGCTGAAGGAAAAGATCCGCATTTTCCACGTCAGGACGAAATTAAAGAAAATCCTTGTAAATTCACTAATGCCAATCTTACAGCTAAAACTGTTGCAGATATTAAGCAACTTGCCGCTGGATTAGCTCCAAACGGATTGGTACAGATTACAGGAGATTTCTACTTGAAAGCTCAGGTTACTGCCAATGATGAAGCAGGAAACTTATTTAAATATTTTTATGTAGAAGATGCAACCGGAGGGATTAAAGTAAATATCAATAAAACAGACTTATTCCAGGATGCAAGATTTAAAGTAGGAAAAGATCTGAATATTAAATTGAATGGATTGTATATTAGAAATGTTGCTGGTGAATTGCAATTAGGATCTAATGATGCTGCCTCTGCTATTGCATATAGAATTAAAGAAGAAGATGTTTATAAATATTTATATGACTCCAATGAACCCGCTAGAGCAGTTGTAGCTTCCGAGAGAGCAATTTCTCAGTTAACAACAGCAGATGTAGGAAGATGGATTAAAATAAAAGATATTGAATTCATTAATGGAGACCTAGGTAAAACATATGCAGACGGTACAGCTGTTTCAAACAGAACATTAGAAGATTGTTCAGGAAAGACAATCATTCTGAGAACCAGCGGAAGAGCTGTATTTGCAGGAAAAGCGGCAAGTACTATTGAAGTAGCAGGTGGAAAAGGTGATGTATATGCTATTTTAAGTGTATTCAATGGTACATATCAATTATGGTTCACAAAACTTCCGGATCTTCAATTAACTAATCCTAGATGCGATGGAAGCATTTACACACCACTTCCAGTTCTTTATAAGGATGATTTTGCTTCAGGAGGATTTAATAATACCGAGTGGACAGCCGTTAATAAAATAGGACCAAACCAATTCTGGAATACATCCAACCAAGGAAACGGAACAAATTATTATGCCATGATGAATGGGAATGCAGGAGGTGCAGGTAATAATTTTGCTAACGAAGACTGGTTAATTTCTAAAGCGGTAAGTTTAGCTGGAAAATCTAAAGCTATAGTAACGTTTACTACAGATGTAAGATATGCAGGAAATCCTTTAGAAGTATATGCTACTGATAACTACACTGGAGATGTTGCAACTACTAACTGGACTAAGCTTCCGGCAGTACTTGATACGAATTCCAATGCATTTGGAGATTGGATCAGTTCTGGAAATGTAGACTTAAGTGCTTTCTTAGGTAAGAATGTAAGAATTGCATTCAAATATACATCTACAACAGCTGCTGCTGCAACATGGGAAGTAGATGATTTCAAAATCAAAGGACAATAA
- a CDS encoding T9SS type A sorting domain-containing protein: MRNTIKLILFSILLSWKPLYSQTGSDIIFCLDNSGSISDVAFNQMTVSTMKLMEQVLKCNRDNRVSVVHYGTDYKDMSPSLPRIYIESNFTSDLATAQTFSRRLKNGDHFHDAVNLIGAALDHNPHPDIVSPQKTLDKHRERPLVIVLFSDAERANGNLSSGSYLVNFNPPNGLHEDNAFATFTKFKTDRNAKFIVVHVSDYSPYIEAAANIASRGGSYNGPIEQYNDDPDHNLLPRFYLNKTNFTLTNSEISSLSNDICKMNTAYVDFTYQTRSCKDPIGFPLHINGNYAIPQGASIVNFQLLLLDIATSTVYPTSAAVNFPNPNEFDFTVNQADLTNPPSGQYKFLIELVYSLGGNNDGIHAENSINSPYDFMYCETLRTNTNISNPAAKFAKPKDKEYHIDLNADPNNTKSMLKEKVQQKNIQVSPNPNNGVFIVSLDKVRSGSLHINDINGKVVFEKTFSNEREIAVDIHSLPSNTYIIKVNSGNEVFTQKMIKR; encoded by the coding sequence ATGAGAAATACAATTAAACTTATTCTGTTTTCAATTCTATTATCCTGGAAACCTCTCTACTCACAAACAGGAAGTGATATCATTTTCTGCCTGGACAACAGTGGTTCCATAAGTGATGTAGCTTTCAATCAAATGACTGTTTCTACGATGAAACTTATGGAGCAGGTTTTAAAGTGCAATCGTGATAATCGGGTTTCTGTTGTTCATTATGGAACAGACTATAAGGACATGAGCCCTTCTCTTCCACGGATCTATATAGAATCTAATTTCACCAGTGATCTGGCAACAGCTCAAACGTTCTCAAGAAGATTAAAAAACGGTGATCATTTTCATGATGCAGTTAACTTAATAGGAGCAGCTCTTGATCATAATCCTCATCCTGATATTGTAAGTCCACAAAAAACCTTAGATAAGCATCGTGAGAGACCATTAGTGATTGTCTTGTTCTCTGATGCTGAAAGGGCTAATGGTAACTTAAGCAGTGGTTCTTATCTTGTTAATTTCAATCCTCCAAACGGATTACATGAGGACAATGCTTTTGCTACTTTTACAAAGTTTAAAACGGACAGAAATGCAAAATTTATTGTAGTACATGTAAGCGATTATTCGCCATACATAGAAGCTGCAGCCAACATTGCAAGCCGTGGAGGTTCATACAACGGACCTATTGAACAGTATAATGATGACCCGGATCACAATCTGCTCCCTAGATTCTATCTGAACAAGACAAATTTTACGTTAACGAATTCTGAAATATCTTCATTAAGTAATGACATTTGCAAAATGAACACTGCTTATGTTGATTTCACCTATCAGACCCGCTCGTGTAAAGATCCTATAGGCTTTCCGTTACATATAAATGGGAATTACGCCATTCCACAAGGCGCAAGCATCGTAAACTTTCAGCTATTGCTTTTAGATATTGCAACAAGTACAGTTTATCCAACATCTGCAGCGGTTAATTTCCCTAACCCTAATGAATTTGATTTTACCGTAAATCAGGCAGATCTCACCAATCCACCTTCTGGACAATACAAATTCCTTATTGAATTGGTTTACTCTCTAGGTGGTAATAATGACGGCATTCATGCTGAAAACAGCATCAACTCGCCATATGATTTCATGTACTGTGAGACTCTTCGTACTAACACAAATATTTCCAATCCTGCGGCCAAATTTGCAAAACCAAAAGATAAAGAGTATCATATTGATCTTAATGCAGATCCTAACAACACGAAATCGATGCTTAAAGAAAAAGTTCAGCAGAAAAATATTCAGGTTTCACCAAACCCTAACAATGGGGTATTTATAGTGTCGCTTGACAAAGTACGTTCAGGATCATTACACATTAATGATATTAATGGTAAGGTAGTCTTTGAAAAGACTTTTAGCAATGAAAGAGAAATAGCTGTTGATATTCATTCATTACCATCTAATACATACATTATAAAAGTAAATTCAGGGAACGAAGTGTTCACACAGAAAATGATAAAAAGATAA
- a CDS encoding TonB-dependent receptor, with amino-acid sequence MIKKLSLISLFTLMPASFYFAQTTVFAYVKDQDGKPLEKAEVDLAQSTDDTSVDKIGYFQFVDLKPGHYLITVTKPNFESKILEFDVTADEKKKDLGVITLNYNLGSDAGVIVIDDSANDTEDGGSSMQPTVGLLSSGRDAFQNVSAFELGAYWFRPRGVDNRFEDVLFNGVSMSKNDDGKVDFNNWGGLNDVTRYPYENVDNITPSEYTFGNLGGAVYYNTRASSYRKQTSLAYSFTNRSYLHRAIATYSSGLSKNGWAFTFSASRRWGDRAILDGVYQDAYAYFASIEKKFSDRHSLNLTAFGSPTYRASNAPNTQEVYDLMGKNYNSYWGWQDGEKRNSRIRNVYEPVFMLTDYLKIGKNSNWINTVSYQFGSDARSRLDWFHAADPNPTYYRKLPSYGLLTADEFRQQSQIDWNYLYNTNRINKTNMDGSERGASYTLIDDVNKDKTFNFSSHFDTKLKDNWKLNVNFNYQNLKSDNFRRINDLLGANYANNLNPFNNDVRYNLDDENTKVRVGDRTQYSYQLTRNHYSLNVSTEIDFNKWNVVASVFASQSESYRNGDYRSGIAQFTDNSKGKSAVYNALDAGIKGKITYKINGKNFIVYNGAFFSLAPTLNEIYINPRVSDFLTPGVKNQIINSNDISYIMRGQILKLRLSGYYTTISNSTELARYYAAVSTDSGSYNTLINEAMSGADKRYIGAELGFDVKITPTINAVGVASVGEYKFTNTPQVYSVDDLNGFRSYGAANVKDYKVAGTPQKAFSLGLKYNSPKYWWVGASANYLMDQYLDFSALNKTAAMYTIPDSGGLIYDGATPEVIQQLTAQKKFDDQFMLNANAGKSFQFGKYRIGVSISVNNILNNRNYVTGGFEQGRAANFTDALAESQRAIPYFGPKLWYDRGRTFFTNVYLRF; translated from the coding sequence ATGATTAAAAAACTATCCCTAATCTCTTTGTTTACTTTAATGCCTGCCTCTTTTTATTTTGCGCAAACTACTGTTTTTGCGTATGTTAAAGATCAGGATGGTAAGCCTTTAGAGAAAGCAGAAGTAGATCTAGCACAGTCCACCGATGATACATCTGTGGATAAAATTGGATACTTCCAGTTTGTGGATTTAAAACCTGGCCACTATCTTATCACAGTGACAAAACCAAATTTTGAGTCTAAAATCTTAGAGTTTGATGTTACTGCAGATGAGAAGAAAAAAGATTTAGGTGTTATTACACTTAATTACAACTTAGGATCAGATGCAGGAGTAATAGTTATTGACGACTCGGCAAATGATACTGAAGATGGAGGCTCATCCATGCAGCCTACTGTAGGACTTTTAAGCTCAGGAAGAGATGCTTTCCAAAACGTTTCCGCTTTTGAATTAGGTGCTTACTGGTTCAGACCAAGAGGAGTAGACAACAGATTTGAGGATGTACTTTTTAATGGGGTATCCATGTCTAAAAATGATGACGGAAAAGTAGATTTTAACAATTGGGGAGGGCTTAACGATGTAACAAGATATCCTTATGAAAACGTTGATAATATCACTCCTTCAGAATATACATTTGGTAATTTAGGTGGTGCTGTTTATTATAATACTAGAGCATCCAGCTATAGAAAGCAAACTTCATTAGCTTATTCATTTACAAACAGAAGTTATTTACACAGAGCAATTGCTACTTATTCTTCTGGCCTTTCTAAAAATGGTTGGGCATTCACGTTCTCTGCAAGTAGAAGATGGGGAGACAGAGCGATCCTGGATGGTGTATATCAAGATGCTTATGCTTACTTTGCATCTATTGAGAAAAAATTCAGTGACAGACACTCTCTTAATCTAACAGCCTTTGGATCTCCTACTTACAGAGCTTCCAATGCGCCAAATACTCAGGAGGTTTACGACCTTATGGGTAAAAATTATAATTCATACTGGGGATGGCAGGATGGAGAAAAAAGAAACTCCAGAATCAGGAATGTGTATGAACCGGTATTCATGTTAACGGATTATCTAAAAATAGGTAAAAACTCTAACTGGATCAATACGGTTTCCTATCAGTTTGGTAGCGATGCGAGAAGTAGATTAGACTGGTTCCACGCTGCTGATCCAAACCCAACATATTACAGAAAATTACCAAGTTACGGCCTTCTGACAGCTGACGAGTTCAGACAACAGTCTCAGATCGACTGGAATTATCTATATAACACCAACCGTATTAATAAAACTAATATGGATGGTTCTGAGAGAGGAGCATCTTATACATTGATTGATGATGTGAATAAAGATAAAACTTTCAATTTTTCATCACACTTTGATACAAAGCTAAAAGATAACTGGAAGTTGAACGTTAACTTTAACTATCAGAATTTAAAATCAGACAATTTCAGAAGAATTAATGATTTATTAGGAGCAAACTATGCTAATAATCTTAATCCTTTTAATAATGATGTAAGATATAACCTTGATGATGAGAATACTAAAGTAAGAGTAGGAGACAGAACTCAATATTCTTATCAGTTGACCAGAAATCATTATTCATTAAATGTTTCTACTGAAATTGATTTCAATAAATGGAATGTCGTAGCTTCCGTATTTGCATCACAATCTGAGTCTTATAGAAATGGAGATTACAGAAGTGGAATTGCACAGTTTACAGACAATTCCAAAGGGAAAAGTGCAGTATATAATGCTTTAGATGCTGGTATTAAAGGAAAAATCACCTATAAGATCAATGGTAAAAACTTTATTGTATATAATGGAGCTTTCTTTAGCCTGGCACCAACACTTAATGAAATTTATATCAACCCTAGGGTTTCGGATTTCTTAACCCCGGGTGTTAAAAATCAAATTATCAACTCTAATGATATCAGTTATATCATGAGAGGCCAGATCTTAAAATTAAGATTATCAGGATACTATACTACAATCAGTAACTCTACCGAATTAGCAAGATATTACGCAGCAGTTTCTACAGACTCAGGATCATACAATACACTGATTAATGAGGCAATGAGTGGTGCTGATAAGAGATATATCGGTGCTGAATTAGGCTTTGATGTAAAAATCACACCTACTATTAATGCTGTAGGGGTAGCAAGTGTTGGGGAATACAAATTTACAAACACTCCGCAGGTATATTCAGTTGATGATCTTAATGGTTTCAGAAGCTATGGTGCTGCCAATGTAAAAGATTATAAAGTGGCTGGTACCCCTCAAAAAGCATTCTCTTTAGGATTAAAATATAATTCACCTAAATACTGGTGGGTAGGAGCTTCCGCTAATTATCTGATGGATCAGTATCTTGATTTTTCTGCATTGAACAAGACAGCTGCAATGTATACAATCCCTGATTCAGGCGGTCTTATTTATGATGGCGCTACACCGGAAGTTATTCAGCAACTTACTGCTCAGAAGAAGTTTGATGATCAGTTTATGCTGAACGCTAATGCCGGTAAATCTTTCCAATTTGGAAAATATAGAATTGGGGTAAGTATTTCTGTGAATAACATCTTAAATAATAGAAATTATGTAACAGGTGGTTTTGAACAGGGAAGAGCTGCTAACTTCACGGATGCACTTGCAGAATCCCAAAGAGCAATTCCCTATTTCGGACCAAAGCTTTGGTATGACAGAGGAAGAACTTTCTTTACTAATGTTTATTTAAGATTCTAA
- a CDS encoding endonuclease, producing the protein MKKYLIIAALFCVGSAFSQQRQVKRAAVAFLNVENLWDTIPSADYIDGTLPRSNPKFHRSVPVDSLKYLETTEDYKGEWSDDLLIGKKVIRKQFLSEDFTANSPKRWGTKYYNQKLANEAKVISELGRQYTNDNPAICGLIEVENRQVIEDLIKQPALAKSNYGIVHFNSYDARGIDVAIIYQKGRFSVLDSYKKEIKIYDENGKREYTRDIVIAIGLLDGEKVGIFMNHWPSRRGGEAISLAKRNTAATVLKEEMDKVTAENPGIKLFSMGDYNDDPVSPSLKKHLAAVGDPSELSDKTPYYNLMYKLYKAGVASLAYRDAPNLFDQIIVSRNLYSPEKITPTYTIFKAEIYAPAYLVNKEGQWKGYPLRSWDGDRFTGGYSDHFPAVSVVQKEYIKK; encoded by the coding sequence ATGAAAAAATATTTAATCATCGCCGCCCTATTTTGCGTTGGTTCTGCTTTCTCACAACAGAGGCAGGTAAAGAGAGCAGCTGTCGCATTCCTGAACGTTGAAAACCTTTGGGACACAATCCCTTCTGCAGATTATATTGATGGGACCCTACCGCGTTCCAACCCTAAATTCCACAGAAGTGTACCCGTAGATTCTCTTAAATATCTTGAAACTACAGAAGATTATAAAGGGGAATGGAGTGATGATCTTTTAATTGGAAAAAAAGTTATCAGAAAACAGTTTTTATCTGAAGATTTTACTGCGAACAGCCCTAAAAGATGGGGTACCAAATATTATAACCAAAAACTAGCTAATGAAGCTAAGGTTATTTCCGAACTTGGAAGACAATACACCAACGATAACCCAGCCATCTGTGGATTGATTGAGGTGGAAAACAGACAGGTCATTGAAGACCTTATCAAACAGCCGGCTCTAGCAAAAAGCAACTATGGAATTGTACATTTCAACTCTTATGATGCCAGAGGAATTGATGTAGCCATTATTTATCAGAAAGGAAGATTCTCTGTTTTAGATTCTTATAAAAAAGAAATTAAGATTTATGACGAAAACGGAAAAAGAGAATACACCAGAGATATTGTGATAGCTATCGGATTATTAGACGGAGAAAAAGTAGGGATCTTTATGAACCACTGGCCGTCCAGAAGAGGCGGAGAAGCTATTTCTCTTGCTAAAAGAAATACAGCCGCTACTGTATTGAAAGAAGAAATGGACAAAGTAACAGCTGAAAATCCAGGTATTAAATTATTCTCAATGGGTGACTATAATGATGACCCAGTAAGCCCAAGTTTGAAAAAACATCTAGCAGCCGTAGGTGACCCAAGTGAATTATCTGATAAAACGCCTTATTATAACTTAATGTATAAATTATATAAGGCGGGTGTTGCTTCTCTTGCTTATAGAGATGCTCCGAACTTGTTTGACCAGATTATTGTTTCAAGAAACCTTTATTCTCCTGAAAAAATTACTCCTACTTATACTATTTTCAAAGCTGAGATCTATGCTCCGGCTTATCTGGTAAACAAAGAAGGACAATGGAAAGGATATCCTTTACGCTCTTGGGATGGTGATCGATTCACCGGTGGGTACAGTGACCACTTCCCTGCGGTTTCCGTAGTTCAGAAAGAATATATTAAAAAATAA
- the rho gene encoding transcription termination factor Rho, which yields MFNIETLRSKSVTELTKILKDLGVKVARNSNDNDKIFAILDFQASNPKVAKDYFNATETSSNTEEAPAEKTAKAPVKKAAPKKTPAKPKVTAKVPEEQKVEEKAEETMPVAEEVKAEEPKTEAVIATTNEEASAVNAAKKKRKRVSPNTGNIETSQEKPEAPKNTEPQEPAQAEEKPHNPQQQPQANRPQKGHNHPQNSGNQHKNQNQHQNPNQNQNQNRHSERVEEQQDHKKEFNFDGMVSIEGVLEILPDNYGFLRSSDFSYISSPDDVYVSTAQIRNYGLKTGDTVKGIVRLPKEGEKYFSLLKPTEVNGRDLAFIKDRVAFEYLTPLFPEEKFNLAGSDSTISTRIVDLFAPIGKGQRAMIVAQPKTGKTMLLKDIANSIAANHPEVYMMVLLIDERPEEVTDMERSVNAEVIASTFDEAAEKHVKVANLVLAKAQRMVECGHDVVILLDSITRLARAYNTVTPASGKVLSGGVDANALHKPKRFFGAARKIEGGGSLTIIATALIDTGSKMDEVIFEEFKGTGNMELQLDRKIANRRIYPAIDLISSSTRRDDLLLDEVTSQRMWIFRKYLSEMNPVEAMEFVNKNIKGTLNNEEFLMSMNK from the coding sequence ATGTTTAACATAGAAACGTTAAGGTCAAAATCCGTAACGGAACTGACTAAAATCTTGAAGGATTTGGGCGTTAAAGTTGCAAGAAATAGCAATGATAATGACAAAATCTTTGCAATTCTTGACTTTCAGGCTTCCAATCCTAAAGTTGCGAAAGATTATTTCAACGCCACGGAAACCAGCTCCAATACTGAAGAAGCCCCAGCAGAAAAAACGGCAAAGGCTCCTGTAAAAAAAGCTGCTCCAAAGAAAACCCCAGCAAAGCCTAAGGTAACTGCTAAAGTTCCGGAAGAACAGAAAGTAGAGGAAAAAGCAGAAGAAACAATGCCGGTTGCTGAAGAAGTAAAAGCTGAAGAGCCTAAAACTGAAGCAGTAATAGCAACAACAAATGAAGAAGCATCTGCAGTTAACGCAGCTAAGAAGAAAAGAAAAAGAGTTTCTCCCAATACAGGAAATATAGAAACTTCTCAGGAAAAACCTGAAGCTCCTAAAAACACAGAACCTCAAGAGCCTGCACAGGCAGAAGAAAAGCCTCACAACCCTCAACAACAACCACAGGCTAACAGACCTCAGAAGGGACACAACCATCCACAGAACAGTGGAAACCAACATAAAAATCAAAACCAGCATCAGAATCCTAACCAAAATCAGAATCAAAACAGACATTCTGAAAGAGTAGAGGAACAGCAAGACCATAAGAAGGAATTTAATTTCGACGGAATGGTAAGCATTGAAGGTGTTTTGGAAATTTTACCTGATAACTACGGATTTTTACGTTCGTCAGATTTCAGTTATATTTCTTCTCCTGATGATGTGTATGTATCTACAGCACAGATTAGAAATTATGGATTAAAAACCGGAGATACCGTAAAAGGTATTGTAAGGCTTCCAAAAGAAGGTGAGAAATATTTTTCATTATTAAAACCTACAGAAGTAAACGGACGTGACCTTGCATTCATCAAGGACCGTGTAGCTTTTGAATATCTTACTCCGCTTTTCCCTGAAGAGAAATTTAATCTGGCGGGAAGTGATTCTACAATTTCTACTAGAATTGTTGATTTATTTGCACCTATTGGAAAAGGACAAAGAGCAATGATTGTTGCTCAGCCTAAAACGGGTAAGACGATGTTGCTTAAAGATATTGCTAATTCTATTGCAGCTAACCACCCGGAAGTATACATGATGGTTCTTCTTATCGATGAGCGTCCGGAAGAGGTTACCGATATGGAAAGAAGCGTAAATGCAGAAGTAATTGCTTCTACGTTTGACGAAGCAGCTGAAAAACACGTAAAAGTGGCTAACCTTGTTTTAGCAAAAGCTCAAAGAATGGTAGAATGTGGTCATGATGTTGTTATTTTGTTAGACTCTATCACCAGATTGGCAAGAGCATACAACACGGTAACTCCTGCATCAGGTAAGGTTCTTTCCGGAGGGGTGGATGCTAATGCGCTTCACAAGCCGAAGAGATTCTTCGGGGCAGCAAGAAAGATTGAAGGAGGTGGTTCTTTAACGATTATTGCAACTGCACTTATTGATACAGGTTCTAAAATGGATGAAGTGATCTTTGAAGAATTCAAAGGTACAGGTAACATGGAACTTCAGTTAGACAGAAAAATTGCCAACAGAAGAATCTATCCTGCAATCGACTTAATTTCTTCAAGTACTCGTAGAGATGATCTTCTTCTGGATGAAGTAACTTCTCAGAGAATGTGGATTTTTAGAAAATATCTTTCTGAAATGAATCCTGTAGAAGCAATGGAATTTGTAAATAAAAATATCAAAGGAACTCTTAACAATGAAGAATTCCTGATGTCTATGAATAAATAA